The following are encoded in a window of Sutcliffiella horikoshii genomic DNA:
- a CDS encoding metal ABC transporter permease, translated as MSYEGWIILTGSLVGITCGLTGCFLILRRMAMLADAISHTVLLGIVGAYLVSNSLDGIYMFAGALVVGLLTAFFIQLLHSSGVQSDAAIGVVFTSLFALGVILVSLYAGRIHLDVDHALMGEIAFVPWDTLTIAGIDVGPRAVWMLGAVLIINLAIILLFYKELKICSFDPEMALAIGIPVMFMHYLLMGMLSITTVASFDSVGAILVVAMLIAPGASAYLLTDKLSIMLLLSAGIGVASAVLGYYAASLFNVSISGMMASMAGILFILTFFLSPKHGLVMKWFFRRSLSKESNGLQ; from the coding sequence ATTATTTTAACTGGATCATTAGTCGGCATTACTTGCGGTCTTACCGGATGTTTTCTTATCCTGAGAAGAATGGCCATGCTTGCAGATGCAATTAGTCATACTGTATTACTTGGTATCGTTGGTGCATACCTAGTCTCAAACAGCTTAGACGGTATTTATATGTTTGCAGGCGCATTAGTTGTTGGGTTATTGACCGCATTTTTCATTCAGCTGCTCCATTCTTCAGGTGTGCAATCGGATGCGGCAATCGGCGTTGTATTTACCTCCCTTTTTGCACTAGGCGTGATTTTAGTCTCTTTATATGCGGGTAGAATTCATTTAGATGTGGATCATGCATTGATGGGGGAAATCGCTTTTGTTCCTTGGGACACATTGACTATTGCAGGGATAGATGTCGGACCGAGGGCAGTTTGGATGCTTGGCGCTGTTCTGATCATTAATCTGGCAATCATTCTGCTTTTTTATAAAGAGTTGAAAATTTGCTCTTTTGATCCTGAAATGGCACTTGCCATTGGGATTCCGGTCATGTTCATGCATTATTTATTAATGGGGATGCTCTCCATTACTACAGTCGCATCTTTTGATAGTGTAGGGGCGATTTTAGTTGTAGCGATGCTTATTGCGCCAGGGGCAAGTGCATATCTCCTGACTGATAAATTGAGTATCATGCTCTTATTAAGTGCTGGTATCGGGGTTGCCTCGGCAGTTCTTGGATATTATGCAGCATCATTGTTCAATGTCTCAATATCAGGCATGATGGCTTCAATGGCTGGGATATTGTTTATTTTAACCTTTTTCTTATCGCCTAAGCACGGATTGGTGATGAAGTGGTTCTTTAGAAGAAGTTTATCGAAGGAAAGCAACGGCCTCCAGTAA